The Haloplanus sp. CK5-1 genome contains a region encoding:
- a CDS encoding ABC transporter substrate-binding protein — protein sequence MVPDDEVDLSLEFGPPPELFTKLQGQAIESSTFPVISGARLANKGGDVRLLQPVARSFNSIIARKGAGLSSLEDLKGATLGSMPRNTAPFTHFAVLLALEGMDHENFQFQFGPPPVLFGQMKKGEIDAMIGVEPFSTRLLATDEFQEFFVFNERWNARRGTDMPLVEVATYQSMTDKKGTAFETFLQGLLEAGQYIQANKRAVFEQYSDVLGLQTDGQIDLAVERIAPIYPTEFATELRESGKEVVRLAAEEGLIESEPNVDELFVDLQTS from the coding sequence ATGGTACCGGACGACGAGGTCGACCTCTCCCTCGAATTCGGGCCACCTCCGGAACTGTTCACGAAACTCCAGGGACAGGCTATCGAGTCGTCGACCTTCCCCGTCATTTCGGGGGCCCGGCTCGCGAACAAGGGCGGGGATGTCCGTCTCCTCCAACCCGTCGCCCGATCGTTCAACTCGATCATAGCCCGGAAAGGGGCCGGTCTGTCCAGCCTCGAGGATCTCAAAGGAGCTACGCTAGGTTCTATGCCCAGAAACACGGCCCCGTTCACGCACTTCGCAGTACTACTGGCGCTTGAGGGGATGGACCACGAGAACTTCCAGTTCCAGTTCGGGCCGCCACCGGTGCTGTTCGGCCAGATGAAAAAGGGAGAGATCGACGCGATGATTGGCGTCGAACCGTTCTCGACGAGACTCCTCGCGACGGACGAGTTCCAAGAGTTCTTCGTGTTCAACGAACGCTGGAACGCTCGAAGAGGGACCGATATGCCGCTCGTCGAGGTAGCGACGTACCAGTCCATGACCGATAAGAAAGGGACCGCGTTCGAGACGTTCCTGCAGGGTCTCCTCGAAGCGGGGCAGTATATTCAGGCCAACAAGCGGGCGGTGTTCGAACAGTACTCGGACGTGCTGGGACTGCAGACCGATGGCCAGATCGACTTGGCGGTTGAGCGTATCGCGCCGATCTATCCGACAGAATTTGCGACCGAACTGCGCGAATCTGGGAAAGAAGTCGTCCGCTTGGCGGCTGAAGAGGGCCTAATAGAATCGGAGCCGAATGTCGACGAGTTATTCGTCGATCTACAAACCAGCTAG
- a CDS encoding PAS domain S-box protein: MIDGILISSRDITERKRREQKLKQFREAVEQTGHAVYITDTDGSIEYVNPAFEEVTGYSEDEVIGDTPRLLKSGEHEDAFYEDLWETVRDGNHWENEMVDERADGTEIVLYQTISPITDSDGESQKFVAVARDITERKEYEQALETTQEKLRQIIDLVPDLIFVKNREGEYLLANETTADFYGMAPEDVEGRHETEVIPSVEDSEEFRQDDLEVIESGEPKFVPEEELTTADGETRILQTKKIPYQVPESGEDAVLGYARDVTEVTEYQHKLESQRDNLEILNQVVRHDIRNDLQLVLAYAETLITYVEPEGEENLDRVLDATRDAIDITTTARDVTRVMLHSDVELRPVRLRPALESEVDGVQSNYEEALVRIDGTIPNIEVPGDGMLESVFRNLMKNAIQHNNKEVPEVSVSVTQEDDIAVLRIADNGPGISGERKDKIFQQGEMGLDSEGTGLGLYLVETLVDRYGGSVYVEDNDATGAVFVVELPLSA, translated from the coding sequence GTGATCGATGGGATACTGATAAGTAGTCGGGACATTACCGAGCGCAAGCGGCGAGAGCAGAAACTCAAGCAGTTCCGGGAAGCCGTCGAACAGACCGGCCATGCGGTGTACATAACCGACACGGACGGGAGCATCGAGTACGTCAACCCAGCCTTCGAGGAGGTTACCGGGTACAGCGAAGACGAAGTGATCGGTGACACACCCCGACTGCTCAAATCAGGCGAACACGAGGACGCCTTCTACGAAGATCTCTGGGAAACTGTGCGTGACGGAAACCACTGGGAAAACGAAATGGTCGACGAGCGAGCTGATGGTACGGAGATAGTCCTTTACCAAACAATCTCACCGATTACCGACAGTGACGGCGAATCGCAGAAGTTCGTGGCCGTCGCACGGGACATTACCGAGCGCAAAGAATACGAGCAAGCTCTCGAAACGACCCAGGAGAAACTCAGACAGATAATCGACCTCGTACCAGACTTGATATTCGTCAAGAACAGAGAAGGAGAGTATCTACTGGCCAACGAGACGACGGCCGACTTCTACGGGATGGCACCCGAAGACGTAGAAGGACGCCACGAGACGGAGGTCATTCCATCAGTTGAGGACTCTGAGGAGTTCCGACAGGACGACCTCGAAGTAATCGAATCCGGCGAACCCAAGTTTGTCCCCGAGGAGGAACTGACAACCGCCGACGGCGAGACGCGCATTCTCCAGACGAAGAAGATTCCCTATCAAGTCCCCGAGAGTGGAGAAGACGCGGTCCTGGGATACGCTCGGGACGTGACAGAAGTCACGGAATACCAGCACAAACTCGAGAGTCAACGGGACAACCTCGAAATCCTCAATCAGGTCGTGCGTCACGACATCCGCAACGACCTGCAACTCGTGTTGGCCTACGCGGAAACGTTGATAACCTACGTCGAACCCGAGGGCGAAGAGAACCTCGACCGGGTCCTCGATGCGACACGAGACGCAATCGACATCACCACGACGGCACGGGACGTGACGAGGGTGATGCTCCACTCCGACGTCGAACTGAGACCAGTTCGACTCCGGCCAGCACTCGAAAGCGAGGTCGACGGCGTTCAGTCGAACTACGAGGAGGCGCTGGTTCGTATCGATGGGACAATTCCGAACATCGAAGTGCCGGGTGACGGGATGCTGGAGTCGGTGTTTCGGAACCTGATGAAAAACGCCATTCAGCACAACAACAAGGAGGTTCCCGAAGTGAGCGTCTCTGTGACACAGGAAGACGACATCGCTGTCTTACGTATCGCTGACAACGGGCCAGGTATCTCTGGCGAGCGGAAAGATAAAATCTTCCAGCAGGGGGAGATGGGGCTCGACAGCGAAGGCACTGGACTTGGACTGTATCTCGTCGAGACGCTGGTTGACCGCTACGGCGGCAGCGTTTACGTCGAGGACAACGATGCGACGGGCGCGGTGTTCGTCGTGGAACTCCCGTTGTCAGCCTGA
- a CDS encoding PAS domain S-box protein: MDDVPYESIVEESNDGILVARNGEIVYANERLQELTGYAEATLVGAPKTMLVTDDDAALVEQYHSARTSGEDVPDQYEVTLETKSGDQIPIEFSVTEISYDGEPAVVAFCRDITEQKEREEGLDELKREYESVFDHVQDALFLLDVDDGTVRFQWFNKREEAFTGKSTEEVRGKTPTEVFGDELGSELAANYRECLERQEAVIYEEELDLNDKTTTWQTKLTPIVVDGTVERIVGSGREITELKNRERELEQARTRLQALFDEAPDSITIHDADGNILDVNEQTVDELGYTRDKLLEMNVTDFAVELDPATAQNTWAEMDSEETHKVEGLHQRKDGSTFPVEMWVSRTDMSGESQYLALGRDITERKEREKELSRYRAFVENTSDVITIISDDGTVEYVSPASSHVSGHEPEELVGTEAIEHVHPADREAVSEQLAELIATPGSRATVEYRFQHDDGSWIWIESTGINRFDDPKIEGVVLASRDITGRKERERQIQELKDRLALAIEGAELGVWDWNVKTDEVEFNDQWAEMLGYDPANIDDHLDAWETRVHPGDLSEVKATLEGHLAGETDYYDSEHRMKTADGGWKWIRDIGKVVERDDDGDPVRAVGIHFDIDERKSHEQTLEEERDMFTQGPAILFKWKDAEGWPVEFVSENVEDITGYSPEQFTSGEVSYAELVHDADIDRVTEEVAENSEESIDRFSHEPYRIVTADGDVRWILDHTKNVWNDGEITHRQGYLVDITERKEREQELNRSQQIIENSTDIATIIDPEGTITYVSSAVKHVLGYDPEELIGANGYRYQPEETQRNVADAIEYVLDNPVKRRRYRHGFGELMTRGAGSNQRFETVLMMM; encoded by the coding sequence ATGGACGATGTCCCCTACGAGTCAATCGTCGAAGAGAGCAACGACGGTATTCTCGTTGCTCGAAACGGCGAAATTGTCTACGCCAACGAGCGATTACAGGAACTGACAGGATACGCCGAAGCAACACTCGTGGGCGCACCGAAGACGATGCTTGTCACAGACGACGATGCAGCCCTCGTCGAGCAGTATCACAGTGCTCGCACGAGCGGCGAAGACGTCCCGGATCAGTATGAGGTCACTCTCGAGACCAAGTCGGGTGACCAAATTCCAATCGAGTTTTCCGTGACTGAGATATCCTACGACGGGGAACCAGCGGTCGTCGCATTCTGTCGTGACATCACCGAGCAAAAGGAACGAGAAGAGGGTTTGGACGAGCTCAAGCGGGAGTACGAATCGGTCTTCGATCATGTGCAGGACGCACTCTTTTTGCTCGATGTCGACGACGGGACTGTTCGATTCCAGTGGTTCAACAAACGCGAGGAAGCGTTTACCGGCAAATCCACCGAGGAAGTCCGCGGGAAGACGCCGACCGAGGTATTCGGCGACGAACTCGGGTCGGAACTGGCGGCCAACTACAGAGAGTGTCTTGAACGCCAGGAGGCCGTCATCTACGAGGAGGAACTCGACCTCAACGACAAGACGACAACCTGGCAGACCAAACTGACACCGATTGTCGTCGACGGGACAGTCGAGCGAATCGTTGGGTCGGGCCGAGAGATTACCGAACTGAAAAACAGAGAGCGGGAACTCGAACAGGCCAGAACACGACTGCAAGCGCTGTTCGACGAGGCACCGGATTCCATCACCATCCACGACGCAGATGGCAACATCCTCGATGTCAACGAGCAGACCGTCGACGAGCTCGGATATACCCGCGACAAACTGCTCGAAATGAATGTCACGGACTTCGCGGTAGAGCTCGACCCCGCAACAGCACAGAACACCTGGGCAGAGATGGACAGCGAGGAGACGCATAAAGTAGAAGGACTACACCAGCGCAAAGATGGCTCGACGTTCCCGGTCGAAATGTGGGTGTCGAGAACAGACATGTCGGGCGAGTCGCAGTATCTCGCACTTGGGCGGGACATCACCGAGCGGAAAGAACGGGAGAAGGAACTCTCCCGGTACCGGGCCTTTGTCGAAAATACCTCCGACGTGATTACAATAATCAGCGATGATGGAACAGTCGAGTATGTAAGTCCAGCGTCCAGTCACGTCTCGGGGCATGAACCCGAGGAGTTAGTCGGAACGGAGGCAATCGAACATGTGCACCCGGCTGACCGAGAGGCGGTCTCAGAGCAGTTAGCAGAGTTGATAGCCACGCCAGGTTCTCGTGCGACGGTCGAGTACCGGTTCCAGCACGACGACGGGTCGTGGATATGGATTGAGTCGACGGGGATCAACCGATTCGATGACCCCAAAATCGAAGGGGTCGTCCTAGCCAGTCGAGACATTACGGGGCGGAAAGAGCGCGAACGACAGATACAGGAACTCAAAGACCGGCTAGCACTCGCAATTGAGGGTGCCGAACTGGGTGTGTGGGACTGGAACGTCAAAACCGACGAGGTGGAGTTCAACGACCAGTGGGCCGAGATGCTGGGGTACGATCCGGCGAACATCGACGACCACCTCGACGCCTGGGAGACGCGAGTCCACCCCGGTGACCTCTCTGAGGTCAAGGCCACACTAGAGGGTCACCTGGCCGGAGAGACCGACTACTACGACAGCGAACATCGGATGAAGACAGCCGATGGGGGCTGGAAGTGGATTCGTGACATCGGGAAAGTCGTCGAGCGTGACGACGATGGCGACCCGGTCCGCGCTGTCGGTATCCACTTCGATATCGACGAGCGCAAGAGTCACGAGCAGACCCTCGAAGAGGAGCGCGACATGTTCACACAGGGGCCAGCCATCCTCTTCAAGTGGAAAGACGCAGAGGGCTGGCCCGTCGAATTCGTCTCCGAGAACGTCGAGGACATCACGGGGTACTCACCCGAGCAGTTCACCTCCGGAGAGGTCTCCTACGCCGAACTCGTGCACGATGCTGACATCGATCGAGTCACCGAGGAAGTCGCCGAGAACAGCGAGGAAAGCATTGACCGCTTCAGTCACGAACCGTATCGAATCGTCACCGCCGACGGCGACGTCCGGTGGATACTCGACCATACGAAAAACGTGTGGAACGATGGGGAAATCACACACCGTCAGGGGTATCTCGTCGACATCACAGAGCGTAAGGAACGCGAGCAGGAACTAAACCGTTCTCAACAGATTATCGAAAATTCGACTGACATCGCTACGATTATCGATCCAGAGGGGACGATAACGTACGTCAGTTCTGCTGTCAAACATGTTCTGGGATATGATCCAGAAGAGTTGATCGGTGCTAATGGGTACAGGTATCAACCAGAAGAGACCCAGAGAAATGTTGCCGACGCTATCGAATATGTGCTCGACAATCCCGTGAAACGAAGACGATACAGACACGGTTTCGGCGAGCTGATGACTCGTGGTGCTGGATCGAATCAACGCTTCGAAACCGTCTTGATGATGATGTGA
- a CDS encoding IS630 family transposase (programmed frameshift), which yields MDHLDEISVEELQDALDNVDEKKPTQRLLAAIAYKNGVTQTELAEWYDVQRRTIYSWLKRLDTDESLEQAVSDDKRTGRKRKLSELQQEEFEETVHDPPEKVGIDAPAWTPALAQEYLEETYGVEYSLPSCRRLLKEAGLSYQKPRRSAAEADEDEQEAFHDELKKKRREMDATVVCIDQTKKSVQVEPRAAWFPRGTRPSVELSGQRDWTCLLGAITEDGDRFFSRFTEYVTAEHAKHFILALCKEFEDDLIVVLDGAPYFQASAVTDLAARDDLAFVTLPSYSPELNPVEECWRQLQKALSNRFFDSLDELTTAIDTALDKLSVPKISNYF from the exons GTGGATCATCTCGACGAGATCTCCGTCGAGGAATTGCAAGACGCTCTCGACAACGTGGACGAAAAGAAGCCGACACAACGGCTCTTAGCGGCAATTGCGTACAAGAATGGTGTAACGCAGACCGAGCTAGCTGAGTGGTACGACGTTCAGCGACGGACCATCTACAGCTGGCTCAAGCGACTCGACACCGACGAGTCGCTTGAGCAAGCCGTGTCTGACGATAAACGAACTGGGAGAAAACGTAAACTTTCAGAATTACAGCAAGAAGAATTCGAGGAAACCGTTCACGATCCACCTGAAAAGGTCGGGATCGACGCGCCGGCGTGGACGCCGGCGCTTGCCCAAGAGTATCTCGAAGAAACGTACGGCGTTGAGTATTCACTCCCGAGTTGTCGGCGGTTGCTGAAAGAAGCGGGATTGAGCTATCAAAAACCACGCCGTTCAGCCGCCGAGGCTGACGAAGACGAGCAAGAAGCGTTCCACGACGAGCTCA AAAAAAAGCGGCGGGAAATGGACGCCACCGTAGTTTGTATTGACCAAACCAAGAAATCCGTGCAAGTTGAGCCGCGTGCCGCGTGGTTTCCGCGCGGCACGCGGCCCTCGGTCGAGCTTTCAGGCCAACGTGATTGGACGTGTCTGCTGGGCGCGATCACCGAGGACGGTGATCGCTTCTTCTCTCGATTTACCGAGTACGTCACGGCCGAACACGCAAAGCATTTCATTTTAGCATTATGTAAAGAATTCGAAGATGACTTGATCGTCGTGTTGGACGGAGCGCCGTATTTCCAGGCGTCGGCCGTCACGGACCTAGCGGCCCGTGACGACCTCGCCTTCGTGACGTTACCCTCGTATTCACCGGAGTTGAATCCAGTCGAAGAATGCTGGAGACAGCTGCAAAAGGCTCTGAGCAACCGCTTTTTTGACTCGCTTGATGAGCTAACAACAGCGATCGACACCGCTCTCGACAAACTCTCTGTTCCTAAAATAAGCAATTACTTCTAA
- a CDS encoding IS5 family transposase, which produces MTQISRFIGEVVPVAQRVTGDGGESAAPEGGGGFADYALVSLHCLRIYLDSSYRMTIDLLKEMPQITGEIGLNAADLPAPSTLCKAFDRISMSICRVLLRQSAQLHELSEHAAIDATFYDRSPASRHYCQRISYRVQKLKVTKLVDTASQAVLDVHCSTNRKGSDADLAEQIARRNAGDLRSLAADKGYDKQSLREGLRDLGIRPLIKHRIFAPYDHAHNARIDDNRYNQRSMTETVNSAVKRSLGFAVRARSWFREFREIALMCVVYNIKRFVKQ; this is translated from the coding sequence ATGACGCAAATCTCCCGCTTCATCGGGGAGGTTGTACCGGTTGCTCAAAGAGTTACTGGCGATGGAGGCGAATCCGCCGCCCCGGAAGGTGGCGGCGGATTCGCCGACTATGCACTCGTTTCCCTTCACTGTCTGCGGATTTACCTCGATTCGTCGTACCGCATGACGATCGACCTGCTCAAAGAAATGCCACAAATAACCGGAGAGATCGGCCTCAACGCGGCCGATCTCCCCGCGCCGTCCACGTTGTGTAAGGCGTTCGACCGGATCAGCATGAGCATCTGTCGAGTGCTGCTGCGCCAGTCGGCGCAGCTGCACGAACTCTCTGAACACGCCGCGATCGACGCCACGTTTTACGACCGCTCACCAGCCAGCCGCCACTACTGCCAGCGAATCAGCTACCGCGTTCAAAAGCTCAAAGTCACGAAACTCGTCGATACAGCGTCTCAAGCCGTTCTTGACGTTCACTGCTCAACGAATCGAAAAGGAAGCGACGCAGACCTTGCTGAGCAGATCGCCCGCCGGAACGCGGGCGATCTGCGGTCTCTTGCCGCCGATAAAGGCTATGACAAGCAATCGCTTCGTGAAGGATTACGCGATCTCGGCATCAGACCACTGATCAAGCACCGCATCTTCGCTCCGTACGACCACGCACACAACGCCAGAATCGACGATAACCGCTACAATCAGCGCTCTATGACCGAAACCGTGAACTCTGCTGTGAAGCGCTCGCTCGGCTTCGCCGTGCGAGCGCGGTCATGGTTTCGTGAGTTCCGAGAAATCGCGCTGATGTGTGTCGTCTATAACATCAAGCGCTTCGTCAAACAGTGA
- a CDS encoding peptidase: protein MLALQTTSSSLGPPVAALVALVLVGGVVGAVGSAVVRRLSNPVAKYRLLYGAVLFPFTLLSYGILAVLGVGAAIVALLPAMPHFLSRLLANFSSFLATGIVWLAIYAPTVRGVRDVRDVELSSSAALWKMSRYVIGLSATLAVVIAPLEVFPPETSPLVLVMGLAAIAVIFLYTSPWLIPLLRSTQEPTDEVTNRIATLCSRACLDVRDIRILDTDDEETANSLVRGPPNYRRLFLTSTFLDVFDDETAATLLAIEAGRLEMHVFEIRVSTVVVAGIALIASLIGVGPRWPLLGFSIGVVLIGFWLSRRQIRAADEYAAEQVDTAALSDALTRYADFHAIEGCVESPYSSEVGR, encoded by the coding sequence ATGCTTGCCCTCCAGACCACGTCATCTTCACTTGGCCCCCCAGTCGCTGCACTCGTCGCTCTCGTTCTCGTCGGGGGGGTTGTCGGAGCAGTGGGGAGTGCTGTCGTCCGTCGTCTCTCGAACCCCGTCGCAAAGTACCGCTTGCTGTATGGTGCCGTACTCTTTCCATTCACGTTACTGTCCTACGGCATTTTAGCTGTCCTTGGGGTCGGTGCGGCAATCGTTGCCCTTCTTCCAGCTATGCCGCATTTCCTCAGCCGCCTCCTCGCCAATTTCAGTAGCTTCCTCGCTACGGGTATCGTCTGGCTCGCGATCTACGCACCCACGGTACGAGGCGTCCGCGACGTGCGCGATGTGGAACTGTCATCGAGCGCGGCGCTCTGGAAGATGAGTCGATACGTAATCGGCTTGAGCGCCACCCTTGCGGTGGTCATCGCACCGCTCGAAGTATTCCCGCCTGAAACCTCGCCCCTTGTTCTGGTAATGGGACTCGCGGCTATCGCCGTTATCTTCCTCTATACCTCCCCGTGGCTCATTCCCCTGCTCCGATCGACACAGGAACCGACCGATGAGGTTACGAACCGAATTGCGACGCTCTGTTCTCGAGCCTGCCTCGACGTTAGGGACATCCGAATACTCGACACAGACGACGAAGAAACAGCCAACTCTCTGGTCCGTGGACCACCGAACTATCGCCGCCTGTTCCTCACGAGCACGTTTCTGGACGTCTTCGACGATGAGACTGCAGCTACACTCCTGGCGATCGAGGCAGGACGGCTCGAAATGCACGTTTTCGAAATCAGGGTGAGCACTGTGGTCGTCGCCGGCATCGCCCTCATCGCGTCTCTGATCGGCGTCGGGCCACGTTGGCCGTTACTTGGGTTTTCGATCGGCGTGGTACTCATCGGATTCTGGCTGTCTCGGCGACAGATTCGGGCAGCCGATGAGTACGCCGCTGAGCAGGTAGATACAGCCGCGCTCTCTGACGCTCTCACTCGATATGCCGATTTTCACGCGATCGAAGGCTGTGTTGAATCGCCATACAGCAGCGAGGTAGGCCGCTAA